A window from Rhizosphaericola mali encodes these proteins:
- a CDS encoding NAD(P)H-dependent oxidoreductase produces the protein MQKVLIIDGGKKFGHSGGRLNHTIKEWDLSFFTPENGFDVKTTNIEDGYVISDEIEKWVWADIIVYHFAIWWMYLPFPVKEYLDRVLTAGHRKGMYYSDGRKSENPTRNYGTGGSMEGRQYMVTTTWNAPEDAFRLPDEFFKERSVDDGVLFPFHRMNAFLSLKPLESFHFHDVEKNFTDEKLEKFHTEYLNHLNKTFLNK, from the coding sequence GTTTTAATTATTGACGGCGGTAAAAAATTTGGACATTCTGGTGGACGATTAAATCATACAATTAAAGAATGGGATTTGTCTTTTTTTACACCAGAAAATGGATTTGACGTAAAAACGACCAATATTGAAGATGGTTATGTGATATCTGATGAAATAGAGAAATGGGTATGGGCAGATATAATTGTTTACCATTTTGCGATTTGGTGGATGTATTTGCCTTTTCCTGTGAAGGAATATTTGGATCGTGTATTGACAGCTGGTCATCGTAAAGGAATGTATTATAGTGATGGACGTAAATCTGAAAATCCAACGAGGAATTATGGTACTGGCGGTTCTATGGAAGGTCGTCAATATATGGTAACGACTACTTGGAATGCGCCGGAAGATGCATTTAGACTGCCAGACGAGTTTTTCAAAGAAAGAAGCGTAGACGATGGCGTTTTATTTCCTTTTCACAGAATGAATGCATTTTTGAGTTTGAAACCATTGGAAAGTTTCCATTTTCATGATGTGGAGAAAAATTTCACGGATGAAAAACTTGAAAAATTTCATACAGAATACTTAAACCATTTGAATAAAACATTTTTAAATAAATAG
- a CDS encoding type 1 glutamine amidotransferase domain-containing protein: MKIWSKLAFIGISLFFTYSLANAQRKNGKKKILFVVTSHGEKGNTGEKTGYFLGEVAHPWKVLTDAGYDIDFVSPKGGDAPVDGFNLKDSVNNEFWNNKKYHYKITHTLKPSEINPSKYSAIYYAGGHGAMWDLPNDTALARIAATIYQNNGIVAADCHGPAGLVNIKLADGSYLVNGKKINGFTDEEEKIVGLTNVVPFLLEDRLKERGGIYEKSAPWQIHVTEDQRVITGQNPQSAASVGEAIKNALKK, encoded by the coding sequence ATGAAAATTTGGAGCAAATTAGCATTCATCGGAATTAGCTTATTTTTCACCTATTCCCTTGCAAATGCCCAACGCAAAAATGGTAAAAAGAAAATTCTTTTTGTCGTGACGAGTCATGGAGAGAAAGGTAATACGGGAGAAAAAACAGGGTATTTTCTGGGTGAAGTTGCCCATCCATGGAAGGTCTTGACAGATGCCGGTTACGATATTGATTTTGTAAGTCCAAAAGGTGGCGACGCGCCTGTGGATGGTTTTAATTTGAAAGATTCAGTGAATAATGAATTTTGGAACAATAAAAAATATCATTACAAAATCACGCATACTTTAAAGCCAAGTGAAATCAATCCTAGCAAATATTCCGCTATTTATTATGCCGGCGGACATGGCGCTATGTGGGATTTGCCCAATGACACTGCTTTGGCAAGAATTGCCGCAACTATATATCAAAATAACGGAATTGTAGCTGCGGATTGTCACGGCCCAGCAGGTTTGGTGAATATCAAATTAGCGGATGGTTCTTATTTGGTAAACGGTAAAAAAATCAATGGTTTTACCGATGAAGAAGAGAAAATTGTTGGTTTGACTAATGTGGTCCCTTTCTTATTGGAAGATAGATTGAAAGAACGTGGCGGTATTTACGAAAAATCTGCACCTTGGCAGATTCATGTTACCGAAGATCAAAGAGTAATCACGGGTCAGAATCCACAATCTGCAGCATCGGTTGGTGAGGCAATAAAGAATGCTTTGAAAAAATAA
- a CDS encoding SRPBCC family protein: MLNEINWPNEYLPGTTDNFCSNELIVKDLSAEEVWKYLNNTTAWPQYYKNASDIEFLDSNEGSELFENARFRFKTFGFPIEAEITEYQTPTDKNPGRISWHGWAEGNEETRLDVIHAWLIENLSENRVRILTQESQIGKPAKDLAVTKPNPMINGHQDWLDGMVDYAKRKVKI; encoded by the coding sequence ATGTTAAACGAAATAAATTGGCCAAATGAATACTTACCAGGAACCACAGATAACTTTTGCTCTAATGAATTGATTGTAAAAGATCTGTCAGCAGAAGAAGTTTGGAAATATTTGAATAATACAACGGCTTGGCCGCAATACTATAAGAATGCTTCGGATATTGAATTTCTTGATTCTAATGAAGGTTCAGAATTGTTTGAAAATGCTCGTTTTCGATTTAAAACCTTTGGCTTTCCAATTGAAGCTGAAATTACAGAATATCAAACGCCAACAGATAAAAATCCTGGAAGAATTTCTTGGCATGGTTGGGCTGAGGGTAATGAAGAAACTCGTTTGGATGTGATTCACGCTTGGTTGATTGAAAATCTTTCGGAAAATCGGGTGCGTATTTTAACTCAAGAATCACAAATTGGCAAACCTGCAAAAGATCTTGCCGTTACCAAACCGAATCCCATGATTAATGGTCATCAAGATTGGTTGGATGGAATGGTTGATTATGCTAAAAGAAAAGTGAAGATTTAA
- the dnaK gene encoding molecular chaperone DnaK, protein MGKIIGIDLGTTNSCVAVMEGNEPVVIANDEGRRTTPSIVAFLKNGERKVGDPAKRQAITNPQNTIMSVKRFMGRRYDEVANEVSHWAYKVVKGENDTVRIDIDGRLYTPQEISAMTLQKMKKTAEDYLGQEVTEAVITVPAYFNDAERQATKEAGEIAGLNVRRIVNEPTAAALAYGLDKKDKEQKIAVFDLGGGTFDISVLDLGDGVFEVKSTNGDTHLGGDDFDRVIMDWLADEFKTEENIDLRKDPMALQRLKDAAEKAKIELSSSNETEINLPYITAVDGVPKHLVKKLTRAKFESLADSLFDRCLKPCEAALKDAGYSPSEIDEVILVGGSTRIPKVQEIVEKFFGKKPHKGVNPDEVVAIGAAIQGAVLTGEVKDVLLLDVTPLSLGIETMGGVMTKMIDANTTIPTKKSQVYSTASDNQPGVQIHVLQGEREFAKDNKSLGMFNLENIPPAPRGVPQIEVTFDIDANGILNVSAKDKGTGKEQKIRIEAGSGLSKEEIEKMKNDAKANEAADKAEREKVDKLNQADGLIFQTEKQLKEFGDKVAADKKAPIEAALAKLKAAHESKNIADVDAATEELNQAWTAASEEMYKAQAEAGAQPGADAGAQQTSNEQAGGDNVTDAEFEEVK, encoded by the coding sequence ATGGGCAAAATAATAGGAATCGACTTAGGTACAACTAATAGTTGCGTAGCCGTAATGGAAGGTAACGAACCAGTTGTTATCGCAAATGATGAAGGTCGTCGTACGACACCATCCATCGTTGCATTTTTGAAAAATGGAGAACGTAAAGTAGGTGATCCTGCAAAACGTCAAGCAATTACTAATCCGCAAAACACGATCATGAGTGTTAAGCGTTTTATGGGACGTCGTTATGATGAAGTTGCTAACGAAGTAAGCCATTGGGCATACAAAGTTGTAAAAGGCGAAAATGATACAGTACGTATCGACATCGACGGTCGTCTTTATACTCCACAAGAAATCTCTGCTATGACACTTCAAAAAATGAAGAAAACAGCAGAAGATTATTTGGGACAAGAAGTAACAGAAGCTGTCATCACAGTGCCTGCTTACTTTAATGATGCAGAACGTCAAGCGACCAAAGAAGCGGGTGAAATCGCTGGTTTGAATGTACGTCGTATCGTAAACGAACCTACAGCTGCAGCGTTGGCTTATGGTTTGGATAAAAAAGATAAAGAACAAAAAATCGCTGTATTTGACTTAGGTGGTGGTACTTTTGATATTTCCGTTTTGGATTTAGGAGATGGTGTATTTGAAGTTAAATCTACAAATGGTGACACGCACTTAGGAGGAGATGATTTTGATAGAGTTATCATGGATTGGTTAGCTGATGAATTCAAAACTGAAGAAAACATTGACTTACGCAAAGATCCAATGGCATTACAACGTTTGAAAGATGCAGCTGAAAAAGCAAAAATTGAATTATCTTCTTCTAACGAAACAGAAATCAATTTGCCTTATATCACTGCAGTTGACGGTGTGCCTAAGCATTTAGTTAAAAAATTAACTCGTGCTAAATTTGAAAGTTTAGCAGATAGTTTGTTTGATAGATGTTTGAAACCTTGTGAAGCTGCATTAAAAGATGCGGGTTACAGCCCTTCTGAAATCGACGAAGTAATCTTGGTAGGTGGTTCTACTCGTATCCCTAAAGTACAAGAAATCGTAGAAAAATTCTTCGGTAAAAAACCACACAAAGGTGTTAATCCTGATGAAGTTGTAGCAATTGGTGCTGCTATTCAAGGTGCGGTATTAACTGGTGAAGTTAAAGATGTATTGTTGTTAGATGTTACTCCTTTGTCTTTGGGTATTGAAACTATGGGCGGTGTAATGACTAAAATGATCGATGCAAATACAACGATCCCAACTAAGAAATCTCAAGTTTACTCTACCGCTTCTGATAATCAACCAGGTGTTCAGATCCACGTATTACAAGGTGAACGTGAATTTGCAAAGGATAACAAGAGCTTAGGTATGTTCAATTTGGAAAACATTCCACCAGCTCCAAGAGGTGTACCTCAAATCGAAGTTACTTTTGATATTGATGCCAATGGTATCTTGAACGTAAGTGCAAAAGATAAAGGAACTGGTAAAGAACAAAAAATCCGTATCGAAGCTGGTAGCGGCTTAAGCAAAGAAGAAATCGAAAAGATGAAAAACGATGCTAAAGCAAATGAAGCTGCAGATAAAGCAGAACGTGAAAAAGTAGACAAATTAAATCAAGCAGACGGTTTGATCTTCCAAACTGAAAAGCAATTGAAAGAATTTGGTGACAAAGTTGCTGCTGATAAAAAAGCGCCAATTGAAGCTGCTTTAGCTAAATTGAAAGCTGCACATGAATCTAAAAATATTGCTGATGTAGATGCTGCGACTGAAGAGTTGAATCAAGCATGGACAGCTGCAAGTGAAGAAATGTACAAAGCGCAAGCTGAAGCTGGTGCACAACCAGGTGCTGATGCAGGAGCACAACAAACTTCAAACGAACAAGCTGGTGGCGATAACGTTACTGACGCTGAGTTTGAAGAAGTTAAATAA
- a CDS encoding TlpA family protein disulfide reductase — MKKLFATLAILLFTSSLVLAQSDEEKATILKVGDNLPSFNFELTKGKINNISDYKGKLILINLFATWCPPCNEELPVMQKDIWDKYKDNKNFALFVFGREEGWEKLNNFKVQKGFTFPILPDVDRSIFSKFAKSFIPRNFLIDENGKIIYESVGYSPDEFKKLEDVIAAHLNK, encoded by the coding sequence ATGAAAAAACTATTTGCCACATTGGCAATATTGCTATTCACATCGAGTTTGGTACTTGCACAATCTGATGAAGAAAAAGCAACGATATTAAAAGTGGGTGACAATCTACCCTCCTTTAATTTTGAATTGACGAAGGGTAAAATAAATAATATAAGCGATTATAAAGGGAAACTAATTCTGATTAATCTATTTGCTACTTGGTGTCCTCCATGCAATGAGGAATTGCCCGTTATGCAAAAAGATATTTGGGATAAATATAAGGATAATAAGAATTTTGCATTGTTTGTATTTGGAAGAGAAGAAGGTTGGGAAAAGCTTAATAATTTCAAAGTTCAGAAAGGGTTTACATTCCCTATTTTACCAGATGTAGATCGTTCCATTTTTAGCAAATTTGCGAAGTCATTTATTCCACGTAATTTTCTAATTGATGAGAATGGGAAAATTATTTATGAATCTGTTGGATATTCTCCAGATGAATTCAAAAAATTAGAAGATGTAATTGCAGCTCATTTGAATAAATAG
- a CDS encoding diacylglycerol kinase family protein yields the protein MEKQPFSIRNRIKSFGYAFEGLQQFFKSEHNARVHLVAAIIAILLGIYLHISKLEWLILILTIAIVLMAEMFNTCIELIADHITKERHPHIKLIKDIAAGGVLITAIAAFIIGCIIFLPKL from the coding sequence TTGGAAAAACAACCATTCTCTATTAGAAATAGGATTAAAAGTTTTGGATATGCATTTGAAGGATTGCAGCAATTTTTTAAATCAGAACACAACGCGCGAGTGCATTTGGTTGCGGCAATTATTGCGATTCTTTTGGGTATTTATTTACATATATCCAAATTGGAATGGCTGATACTTATTTTGACTATTGCAATTGTTCTAATGGCAGAAATGTTCAATACTTGTATTGAACTAATTGCCGATCATATTACAAAGGAAAGACATCCTCACATTAAACTGATTAAGGATATTGCGGCTGGGGGCGTTTTGATTACTGCCATTGCAGCATTTATCATAGGTTGTATTATTTTTTTGCCTAAACTATAA
- a CDS encoding porin family protein, whose product MPNLKLSSILLLFTFASIKSNAQKNVHWGVFGGVNFASISGSAPFTFQKDSKSNTTYHFGISSEIYLKNNFYLQPELYHSVAGFKSKTGDQFRFYYFNLPILLKYKISHTGLGVFAGPQYGLLTSAIDRIEPMGTSVDIKENYRKNDFSGLFGVEYYTKFGLGISAQYQLGFTNIYKTAYSSDAARNRVFTISIGYRF is encoded by the coding sequence ATGCCTAACTTAAAGTTATCGTCGATTCTTTTACTTTTCACTTTTGCTAGTATAAAATCAAATGCCCAGAAAAATGTCCATTGGGGTGTATTTGGTGGAGTCAATTTTGCTAGTATTTCAGGAAGTGCACCATTTACATTCCAAAAAGATTCTAAGAGTAATACAACCTATCATTTTGGGATATCGTCAGAAATTTACCTGAAAAATAACTTTTATCTGCAACCCGAATTATATCATTCTGTCGCAGGCTTCAAATCTAAAACAGGTGATCAATTCAGATTTTACTATTTCAATTTGCCAATTTTATTAAAATATAAAATTTCTCATACAGGACTTGGCGTATTTGCAGGGCCGCAATATGGACTTTTGACATCTGCTATCGACAGAATTGAACCAATGGGAACAAGTGTAGATATTAAGGAAAACTATCGAAAAAACGATTTTTCTGGATTATTTGGAGTAGAATATTATACAAAATTTGGATTGGGAATTTCAGCCCAATATCAATTGGGTTTTACGAATATTTATAAAACTGCATATTCCTCAGACGCTGCGAGAAATCGAGTCTTTACCATCTCTATTGGTTATCGATTTTAA
- a CDS encoding CcmD family protein — translation MKFQKIILAILCSFITFSSLFAQAAASASGEKTDFMNSNGKIFVVMAVVVVIILGLFIYLFSLDKKLSRLEDLEKGK, via the coding sequence ATGAAATTTCAAAAGATAATTCTCGCTATTTTATGTTCATTTATCACCTTTAGTTCTCTTTTTGCGCAAGCTGCAGCGAGTGCAAGTGGAGAAAAAACAGATTTTATGAATAGTAATGGCAAAATATTTGTTGTTATGGCTGTTGTTGTCGTGATAATTTTAGGATTATTCATTTACCTATTTAGTTTGGATAAAAAATTATCGCGTTTAGAAGATTTAGAAAAAGGCAAATAA
- the ccsA gene encoding cytochrome c biogenesis protein CcsA, whose protein sequence is MMRQIWWKIITFLILLYVGTMGFLVAVPKLDGRLQQSIRNLFFHVPMWICMMILFTFSVVHAVKYLKDGKADADIYSLEFARTGCVFAVLGLGTGMIWAKYQWGAAWSSDPKQNGATIALLIYFAYFVLRGAITDDEKKAKIGAVYNIFAYCMLFPTIWILPRLTESLHPGGQGSEGNPGLNPDDTTAAMKTVMIPAFIGWSLVGIWIATLRVRYKLLLNKVEDRALENQ, encoded by the coding sequence ATGATGCGACAAATTTGGTGGAAAATTATCACCTTTCTTATTTTACTCTATGTAGGTACGATGGGCTTTTTAGTTGCCGTTCCTAAGTTGGATGGACGTTTGCAACAATCTATCCGTAATTTATTTTTCCATGTTCCTATGTGGATCTGTATGATGATCTTGTTTACATTTTCCGTGGTGCATGCAGTAAAATATTTAAAAGATGGTAAAGCAGATGCAGACATATATTCTTTAGAATTTGCTAGAACGGGTTGTGTATTTGCGGTTTTAGGTTTAGGTACTGGCATGATTTGGGCGAAATATCAATGGGGCGCTGCATGGTCAAGTGATCCTAAGCAAAATGGAGCAACTATAGCTTTACTTATTTACTTCGCTTATTTTGTGTTACGTGGCGCAATTACAGATGACGAAAAAAAGGCAAAAATCGGAGCGGTCTACAATATTTTCGCTTATTGTATGCTTTTCCCTACAATTTGGATTTTACCAAGATTGACGGAAAGTTTGCATCCAGGCGGTCAAGGAAGTGAAGGTAATCCTGGATTGAATCCTGATGATACAACCGCAGCGATGAAAACCGTGATGATTCCTGCATTTATAGGTTGGTCTCTAGTCGGAATTTGGATTGCGACTTTGCGGGTTCGTTACAAACTTTTATTGAATAAAGTAGAAGATAGAGCCTTAGAAAACCAATAA
- a CDS encoding type I restriction enzyme HsdR N-terminal domain-containing protein has product MVEVDFPKVQLEFSYKDEKRLVFDNFRKKWVVLTPEEWVRQHFLYFLVRKLEYPLSLIAIEKEIMVGELKKRCDILVYRDINPWLLVECKESNVKLDEEVLMQALRYNMTVDVPFICITNGKETFLWQRNENEFIELNQFPVWQS; this is encoded by the coding sequence TTGGTAGAGGTAGATTTTCCTAAGGTTCAGCTAGAATTTTCGTATAAAGACGAAAAAAGATTGGTATTTGACAATTTCAGAAAAAAGTGGGTAGTATTAACTCCGGAAGAATGGGTAAGACAGCATTTTCTTTATTTTCTCGTCAGAAAATTAGAATATCCTTTGAGTTTGATTGCTATTGAAAAAGAAATTATGGTCGGCGAATTAAAAAAGCGTTGCGATATTTTGGTGTATAGGGACATCAATCCTTGGCTTTTGGTGGAGTGTAAAGAGTCGAATGTCAAATTGGATGAAGAGGTTTTGATGCAGGCACTACGATACAATATGACCGTAGATGTTCCATTTATATGCATTACGAATGGAAAAGAAACATTTCTATGGCAAAGAAATGAAAATGAATTTATTGAATTAAACCAATTTCCGGTTTGGCAATCTTAA
- a CDS encoding AMP nucleosidase produces the protein MKTKEEIVKNWLPRYTGEKLKNFGEYILITNFSNYVHKFAEMHDVEVKGIDRPFQCATAGDISIINYGMGSPGAATVMDLLSAIKPKAVVFLGKCGGLKKKNNIGDLILPIAAIRGEGTSNDYFPTEVPALPAFQLQKAISTTIRDYKVDYWTGTVYTMNRRVWEHDENFKAYLQKIRAYAIDMETATIFSVGFYNKIPTGALLLVSDQPMIPEGVKTEASDKKVTSKYVDTHLKIGIDSLKQLINNGLTVKHLQF, from the coding sequence ATGAAGACAAAAGAAGAAATCGTAAAAAATTGGCTACCAAGATATACAGGAGAGAAACTTAAAAATTTTGGAGAGTATATTTTGATCACTAATTTTAGCAATTACGTACACAAATTTGCAGAAATGCACGACGTAGAAGTGAAAGGAATTGATCGTCCATTTCAATGCGCTACTGCGGGCGATATATCCATCATCAATTATGGTATGGGTAGTCCTGGGGCGGCTACTGTAATGGATTTGCTTTCTGCGATCAAACCTAAGGCGGTTGTTTTTTTGGGTAAATGTGGTGGACTTAAAAAGAAAAATAATATCGGAGATTTGATTTTACCGATTGCGGCTATTCGTGGCGAAGGAACATCTAATGATTATTTTCCTACAGAAGTTCCTGCTTTACCAGCATTCCAATTACAAAAGGCAATTTCTACTACTATTCGTGATTATAAGGTCGATTACTGGACAGGAACTGTTTATACGATGAATCGCCGCGTGTGGGAGCATGATGAGAATTTTAAAGCTTATTTGCAAAAAATACGCGCGTATGCAATTGATATGGAAACGGCGACGATTTTTTCTGTTGGTTTTTATAATAAGATTCCAACGGGCGCCCTATTACTTGTAAGTGATCAACCTATGATTCCTGAAGGGGTAAAAACAGAAGCGAGTGACAAAAAAGTCACATCCAAATATGTAGATACGCATTTGAAAATTGGTATTGATTCTTTGAAACAATTAATCAATAATGGTTTGACTGTAAAGCATTTGCAATTTTAA
- a CDS encoding sugar MFS transporter: MASFNPTSSIASTSSVSTNQKTNIVPLITLTLLFFMWGFITCMNDILIPYLKKLFTLSYTQSMLVQLAFFGAYFIGSLVYFLISKFKGDPINKVGYKKGIIFGIMLSAIGCLLFIPASATKLYGVFLIALFVLGLGFTVLQITANAYVTLLGAPETASSRLNMTQAFNSLGTTLAPVIGGHVIFSIYKNADGTLSDQATKIPYIVFAAILVIVALVISKVKLPEFNQNNDVTETSEPNDSMGALKFWNLKLGVLGIFFYVGAEVGIGSLMISYIEHTLNMNEDAAKGFLALYWGGAMAGRFMATFAFNGTINLVKRLIYMILICGGIFVLLFYISKLQFEQMSFFALMMGVNIIGFLIGKSSASFSLSLFAIVNIALVAIGLMVPGALSVHLLLGIGLFNSIMFSNIYTLGVSGLGKYTSQGSSLLVMAILGGAILPLLQGWIADTYNLKVSYIIPVLCYVYIAFFGMVCNKRKIG, translated from the coding sequence ATGGCAAGTTTTAATCCTACAAGTAGTATAGCTAGTACAAGTTCCGTATCTACAAATCAAAAAACTAACATCGTACCTCTTATCACACTAACCTTGTTATTTTTCATGTGGGGATTTATCACCTGTATGAATGATATATTAATTCCTTATTTAAAAAAACTTTTTACCCTTTCTTACACTCAATCAATGTTAGTTCAGTTAGCATTTTTTGGTGCATATTTTATAGGATCATTAGTTTATTTTCTAATTTCAAAATTTAAAGGTGACCCTATCAACAAAGTCGGATATAAGAAAGGAATTATTTTTGGAATTATGTTATCAGCAATAGGCTGTTTGCTTTTCATCCCTGCATCAGCAACTAAATTGTATGGTGTTTTTTTAATAGCACTTTTCGTTTTAGGTTTAGGTTTCACAGTTTTACAAATTACAGCGAATGCGTATGTAACCTTATTAGGCGCCCCGGAAACGGCTTCTAGTAGATTAAATATGACACAAGCATTTAATTCGCTAGGTACGACATTGGCACCTGTCATTGGCGGTCACGTTATATTTTCTATATATAAAAACGCTGATGGAACTTTATCTGATCAAGCTACCAAAATTCCGTATATTGTATTTGCTGCAATCTTAGTTATAGTAGCTTTGGTTATTTCAAAAGTCAAATTACCCGAATTTAACCAAAATAACGACGTAACGGAAACAAGTGAGCCAAATGACTCCATGGGGGCTTTGAAATTTTGGAATTTAAAATTGGGCGTCTTAGGCATTTTCTTTTATGTCGGAGCTGAAGTAGGTATAGGAAGTTTGATGATTTCTTATATTGAGCATACATTGAATATGAATGAGGATGCGGCGAAAGGATTTCTGGCTTTGTATTGGGGTGGAGCAATGGCTGGACGATTTATGGCTACATTTGCTTTTAATGGCACCATCAATCTTGTAAAAAGATTGATCTATATGATACTTATCTGCGGTGGCATATTTGTTTTGCTTTTCTATATTTCCAAATTACAATTTGAACAAATGTCTTTCTTCGCCTTAATGATGGGCGTAAATATCATTGGATTTTTAATTGGAAAGTCAAGTGCATCATTTTCATTATCTCTATTTGCTATCGTAAATATTGCCTTAGTGGCCATTGGTCTAATGGTACCTGGAGCCTTGTCTGTACACTTATTATTAGGAATAGGATTGTTTAATTCCATTATGTTTTCCAATATTTATACTTTGGGGGTTTCTGGTTTGGGTAAATATACAAGCCAAGGATCTTCTTTATTGGTTATGGCCATCTTAGGAGGTGCAATTCTACCACTCTTGCAAGGTTGGATTGCAGATACGTATAATTTGAAGGTTTCTTATATCATTCCTGTTTTGTGTTATGTTTATATTGCATTTTTTGGAATGGTTTGTAATAAAAGAAAAATAGGATAA
- a CDS encoding NAD(P)-binding domain-containing protein, which translates to MNKIGIIGAGNIGLTLAKLLLKYQIVDKEHLKISFKGNSETYARLKKNRLDTLIVPNETLISDADIIFLTIKPKDYNAFREDSAISKISEEKIFISTVAGHPISQLRKELHVENIYNVMPSGPETLLDQKGICALYPVNASVQTLMQALKIKVFSVDSEKAFYLFTTALCLPAAFLYMNEYPNFEEETVFIDVYKKWIPHFAEVYQWAKKATPLDLNDLDKHAIIKNMSTVGGVTENLVNHLKNGDTFSLGFSKALEYCEFLAKK; encoded by the coding sequence ATGAATAAAATCGGAATTATTGGAGCTGGAAATATTGGATTAACTTTAGCCAAATTGCTTTTGAAGTATCAAATAGTTGATAAGGAACATTTAAAAATTAGTTTTAAAGGGAATTCTGAGACTTATGCGCGATTGAAAAAAAATAGATTGGATACTTTAATCGTACCCAATGAAACCCTTATATCAGATGCAGATATAATTTTTCTAACAATTAAGCCTAAGGATTATAATGCATTTAGAGAAGATAGTGCCATAAGTAAAATATCAGAAGAAAAAATATTTATCTCCACTGTAGCGGGGCACCCAATATCTCAATTAAGAAAGGAATTACATGTAGAAAATATTTATAATGTGATGCCAAGTGGTCCTGAAACATTATTAGATCAAAAGGGTATTTGTGCATTGTATCCAGTAAATGCATCTGTTCAAACTTTGATGCAAGCATTAAAAATAAAGGTTTTCTCTGTGGATTCTGAAAAAGCATTTTATTTATTTACAACGGCATTATGTCTGCCTGCAGCTTTTTTATATATGAATGAGTATCCCAATTTTGAAGAGGAAACTGTATTTATAGATGTATATAAGAAATGGATCCCTCATTTTGCAGAAGTCTATCAGTGGGCAAAAAAAGCAACACCACTTGATCTGAATGATTTGGATAAGCATGCAATTATTAAAAATATGTCTACGGTAGGTGGAGTGACAGAAAATTTAGTTAATCATTTAAAAAATGGTGATACATTTTCATTAGGATTTTCTAAAGCATTGGAATACTGTGAATTTTTAGCAAAAAAATAA
- a CDS encoding HU family DNA-binding protein, translating to MNKTELIEALASKAGTSKVAAATLLDAFTATVSDTLKKEEPVVILGFGTFSVSARSARTGRNPQTGEPLKIKATKVAKFKAGTKLAESVKKAKKKAAPKK from the coding sequence ATGAATAAAACAGAATTAATCGAGGCACTAGCTTCCAAAGCTGGAACAAGCAAAGTGGCAGCCGCTACCTTATTGGATGCTTTTACTGCAACAGTTTCTGATACTTTGAAAAAAGAAGAACCTGTAGTAATATTAGGATTTGGTACTTTTTCAGTTTCTGCTCGTTCTGCTAGAACTGGTCGTAATCCTCAAACTGGTGAACCTTTGAAAATTAAGGCGACTAAAGTTGCAAAATTCAAAGCTGGTACTAAGCTTGCTGAATCCGTGAAAAAAGCGAAGAAAAAAGCTGCTCCTAAAAAATAG